The Pelodiscus sinensis isolate JC-2024 chromosome 30, ASM4963464v1, whole genome shotgun sequence genome has a window encoding:
- the LOC102455849 gene encoding olfactory receptor 6C74-like, with the protein MEKSEGRNQTPIVEFILLEFGNDPELQPLLFLLFLLIYLVTLAGNLLIVALVVANQHLHTPMYFFLGNLSCLEICYSTTFLPRLLTSLLTEDRSISIKGCIMQLYFFGVISTVENLLLAVMSYDRYLAICQPLRYAALMNDRVCGQLVAGAWISSFLSCTIVIIFVWQLTFCDSKEIDHFFCDFSPILKLSCDDTLILQLLAFTLAAVGSLVPCLLTLTSYVCIITTILRIPSSSGRQKAFSTCSSHLIVVTIYYGTVITVYVVPTATTLKILHKIFSVFYTVLTPMINPVIYCLRNKEVKECLRRAVHKLVAIRNGQWNLTIFSIY; encoded by the coding sequence ATGGAGAAATCGGAAGGAAGGAATCAAACACCTATTGTGGAATTCATCCTCTTAGAGTTTGGTAACgaccctgaactgcagcccctcctcttcctgctcttcctACTGATCTACCTTGTGACTTTGGCTGGGAACCTTCTCATCGTGGCACTGGTGGTGGCCAATcagcaccttcacacccccatgtacttcttcctggggaacctGTCCTGCCTGGAGATCTGCTACAGCACCACCTTCCTGCCCCGGCTGCTGACCAGTCTCCTGACAGAAGACAGAAGCATTTCAATTAAGGGCTGCATCATGCAATTATATTTCTTTGGTGTCATATCAACTGTAGAAAATCTGCTCCTCGCGGTCATGTCTTACGACCGGTATCTAGCCATCTGCCAACCCCTCCGCTACGCTGCTCTGATGAACGACCGGGTGTGTGGCCAGCTAGTGGCAGGGGCCTGGATAAGTAGCTTTCTGAGCTGCACCATAGTAATTATTTTCGTGTGGCAATTAACGTTCTGTGATTCCAAAGAAATTGatcatttcttttgtgatttttcACCCATCCTAAAACTGTCCTGTGATGACACCCTGATTCTGCAGCTGCTGGCATTTACTCTCGCTGCTGTTGGGTCACTTGTGCCCTGTCTACTGACCCTGACGTCCTACGTGTGTATCATCACCACCATCCTGAGGATCCCGTCCAGCtccgggaggcaaaaggccttttccacctgctcctcccacctcattgtggtgacAATTTACTACGGGACTGTGATCACTGTCTATGTGGTTCCAACAGCCACCACTCTTAAAATCCTtcataaaatattctctgtcttctaCACCGTCCTGACTCCAATGATCAACCCCGTCATCTACTGcttgagaaacaaggaggtcaagGAGTGCTTGAGAAGAGCTGTCCATAAATTAGTTGCTATCAGAAACGGGCAATGGAATCTGACAATTTTCAGTATATACTAA